Part of the Bacillus cereus group sp. RP43 genome is shown below.
CGACAAGCTGGATTATCTCATAAAGCATCAACAAATATTGGATTAACAATCGTTTCAAGGGGAGAATTCTCAATCATTATGGCTAATATCGGTATCGCGGGTGGTTTAATGTCGGTATTGAAACCATTCTCAGCACTATATGTGCTTATACTGTCTATTTTAGGTCCGCTTCTAACGAAAGAGTCAAAGAATGTATATAAATTTTTAAATAAAATCTTTAAGTGGGATACGAAGGCAAACTAAATTTTTAAAAATAAAAGTACAAGATATTTACCGCTTGTACTTTTATTTTTTGCAATGAAAACAGTAAAGAGAGGTAAATGATGTTAGGAGAGTTGATTCATTCAGTTTTAGTTTTTCTAGAAGGACTTGGTTATTGGGGAATTATGCTTGGATTGATGTTAGAGGTTATTCCAAGTGAAATCGTATTGTCTTATGCAGGCTATTTAGTATCAACAGGAAGCATTACATTTTGGGGTGCTGTTGCGTTCGGTACGATTGGCGGTGTAATCGCACAGCTATTTATTTATTGGATCGGTCGATACGGAGGAAGACCTGTTCTTGAGCGATATGGAAAATATATTTTGATTCAGAAGAAACATATTGATTATGCGGAAGCGTGGTTTAATCGTTATGGAACTGGTGTTATCTTTACCGCACGTTTTATTCCCGTTGTGCGTCATGCTATTTCGATACCAGCAGGTATTGCGAAAATGTCACATGCTAAGTTTATTACGCTAACTACATTAGCTGTTATTCCATGGTCAATTGTATTTGTATATTTAGGCTTTAAATTAGGATCAGAGTGGGAAAGTATTAATAAAGTAGCTGGGCCATATGTGAAATATTTTGCGCTTGCTGCTATTGTTTGTGCAATTGGTTATTTTATCTTTAAAAAAATGATGAAAAAAAAGTGATTACGGAAAAAGAATCTATGCTGACATAGATTCTTTTTTATTGTCATTTTTTAAAGGGTGAAAGGGTATGTTTAATATTTTACATATTGTGGCATACATATAGGAAAAGGGAATTTGGAAAGGAGATTATAGAGAAATGGAACTCCAGTTTCAAAATGTATATCAACAAGTTGAGAATTGGTATGTGTTGGATTCGGAGCTTCCTTGGGATGTCAAAAAGTTAAGAAATGATTTGTTTTCTCTTATTGAAGTAAGTGCAACGCCAGTTATTTTTTGTGATACGTGTGATGCGAATCATGTACTTTTATCATTAGGAGAAGAAGAAGAGGAGTTTTTATTCCCGGTAGGTGGTTTTTATCATAAAGAAAAACAATTAATTTTCGTTTGTATGTGGGAAGAGTATGAGCAAGTGCTTAAAACGCTATTGCATGAATTTAGGCATGCGATGCAGCATAAGGACGATGTACTATATGTTGGAAATGAATTATACGAAGAAAGATGGATCGAGAAAGATGCGAGGTATTTCGCGGAGAGGAAGCTAGATGAATATAAAAATAGAAATTTAATCTGAAGCATAGTGAAGAAAAATCACTGTGCTTTTATTTGTTGCTAATGAAAAATAAGTAGTTGACCTTTATTAAGTTTAGTTCTAAACTAATAGTATCAAATGGGCGAGGTGATGGAATGAAAGCAGAGGAAAGACTTGGATTACTATTATGGTTTCGTTTATCACGTTTTTATAATAGAAGTATTCGTGAGACGAATCAGCATTTGAAAAAGTGGAATGTATCTGCCGCTCAGTTTGATGTATTAGTTCAAATTGGAGGACACGATCGTTTAACGCAGCAAGAACTTGGAAATAAGTTATTTGTTACGAAAGGAAATGTTACTCAACTTTTAAATAAGATGGAGCAACTCGATTGGATTCAGCGTGAACAAGAAGGTACCACAAAATATATTTCATTAACAAAAAAGGGAAAGGTTCTATATGAAGAAATAGTCCCGCCGCAAGAAACATTTCAAGCAGAGAAATTTGATAAGTTAAATAGAGAAGAACAAAAACAATTATTAGAATTACTGAAGAAGTTGCAGTGATAAAATTAAAAATGATTATCTCGATTTCGAGATAATATGAGGTGAAGGATATGTTTAGAAAAGTTGATCATAAAAATATGGGGAGAGCAAATCACGGTTGGTTAAATACACACTTTCATTTTTCTTTTGCAAATTATTATAATCCAAACAACATGAATTTTGGAGCAGTACGTGTTATGAATGATGATTTAATAGCGGCACAAACTGGCTTTGATATGCATCCACACCGTGATATGGAGATTGTCTCTTACGTTATAGATGGTGAATTAACACATGAAGATAGTATGGGGAACCGTGGGACAATTGAGCGTGGGCATGTTCAATATATGAGTGCAGGTACTGGTGTATTTCACAGTGAGCATAACTTAGGAAGTGAAACATTACGTTTATTGCAAATTTGGATTTTACCAGACCGCGATGGTCATAAACCGAACTATGGTGAGTTTAAATTTGATTGGAGTAAACGTGAAAATGAGTGGTTCCATATGGTATCTCCTTCTGATGGAGATGCACCAATTCATATTCATCAAGATGCAAATTTATATTCTTTATCATTAGAGGCTGGTAAAGAAATTCATTTCCCTGTTCAAGAAGGGCGTCAATTATACCTTGTACAAATTGAAGGTAGTAGCGTTGTAAACGATGAAACACTTGTAATGCGTGATGCAGCGGAGGTTGTAGAAGAAGATATTCGCATTCAAGCGAAAGAAAACTCTCACTATTTAGCGATTGAAATGAAAATGCAATAAAGTGAAACTTTAATCAGTGGTAGTTTTTAAGCATGTGAATAGCGAGATGAAAAGTTATAGGAAAGAGGACGTTGAAAAATGATGTCCTCTTTTTTGTGAGGTGAATTATCAGAAAAAATTTTCTCAATTTTTAAAAACAGGTATCGGGAAGATTATTCAGAATATTTATAAAGGTGTTAAAAACTTTTATGGGGAATGGGGAGTGTTAGATTGAAAAAGCAAGTAATTTCATCAGCATTAGCGTTAACTGTTATCGCAAGTGGGTTTGGGGCATTTGGAGCAACTACGACGAAAGCAGAAGAGCAAAAAGTCCAGTATCACCAAGAGTTTAAAACACCGGCTTACATAGGTGAAGAATGGAAAGCGCCGGAAGGACTAGATAAAAAAGAGACGGTCTTTCAATATTTAGAGAGTAAAAAGGATATGTTTAAACTAGCAGGAAATATTGACAAACATTTCAATATCGTTGGTGAAGAAAAAGATGCTGAGTCTGGTACAACACATGTGAAGTTAGTGGAGAAGCATAATAACATTCCTGTGTATGGTTCAGATCAAACGGTTGCGCTTGATAAAGAGAATAATGTAAAAGCATTTTTCGGACAAGTTATTCCGAATTTAGATGATAAAAATATTCCTGCATCTGCAAGTATTAGTGCGGAACAAGCAGAAACGATTGCAAAAGCTAATATTGAGAAAGAAATTGGTAAAGTAAAGAATTATGATGGTGTGAAAAAAGATTTATATGTGTATGAAAAAGATGGACAATACTATCTTGCATATCTTGTAAAAGCATCGGTTTCGAAACCAGCTCCAGGATATTGGCATTACTTTGTTGATGCAACAAATGGAAATGTTATTGAGAAATATAATGCTGTAGATAACATTACTGGATTTGGTTACGGAGTATTAGGCGCTAGACAATCATTTGAAATTGCTCAAGATACGAAAACAGGAGCGTTCAACTTATTTGATGGTACGCGAGGACAAGGTGTCCATACATTTGATGCAGAGAATATGGATGAAAACTGGTTTAATTTATTCTCACAAATTCTTGGATATACAGGAGAAGAAGTTGTAAGTAAATCTAAGTTCTTCGAAGATAAAGCGGCAGTTGATGCGCATGTGAACGCAGGAAAAGTATATGATTATTATAAAAAGACATTTAACCGTAACTCTTTCGATGATAAAGGTGCGAGACTTATTTCTACTGTTCACGTAGGTGAATCTTGGAATAACGCAGCTTGGAACGGTGTTCAGATGATGTATGGTGATGGCGATGGTAAGACATTCATTCCATTATCTGCTGGCCTAGACGTTATTGGCCACGAATTAACGCATGCTGTAACTGAAAATACAGCAAACCTTGTATATAAAGATGAGTCAGGAGCGTTAAATGAATCGTTATCTGATATTATGGGCGTCATGGTTGAGAAGAAGAGCTGGGATTTAGGGGCTGATATTTATACACCTGGTAAACCTGGTGATGCACTTCGTTCTCTGAAGGATCCAGCATCTATTCCAAATCCATTAAAACCAGGTGAAGGTTACCCAGATCACTATAATAAACGTTATACTGGAACAGCTGATAATGGCGGCGTTCATATTAACAGTAGTATTAACAATAAGGCGGCGTATTTAGTGTCTGAGGGCGGCACACATTACAATGTGAAAGTAACTGGAGTGGGCCGTGAAGCAACAGAAAAAATTTACTATCGTGCTCTTACAAAATATTTAACTGCAAACTCTGACTTTAAAATGATGCGTCAAGCTGCACTTCAATCAGCAGAAGATTTATATGGTAAAAACTCTAAAGCTGTACAAGCTGTAACGAAAGCTTATGAAGCTGTAGGAGTAAAATAATAAGAGAAAAAAGACCTGACTGGATTGTCAGGTCTTTTCCTTATTTAATCACGAATACCTAGTGCGATTTTCGCCATACGTGACATACGTTCTTTCGTCCATGGCGGATTCCATACAACGTTTACTTCTATTTCATTTACTTCGGGTACGTTCGTTGATAATACTTTTTTAACGTCTGATACGATTTGGCCAGCCATTGGACAACCGATAGAAGTCATTGTCATTGTAATGACAGCATTATTACTTTCATCTGCTGTAACGTCATAAACTAATCCAAGATTGATAATATCAACACCTAATTCAGGGTCAATAACAGCTTCTAAGTTCGCATATAACTTTTCTTCAAATGCTTGTTGTGACATGTAGAGCACCCCCTAAATATTAATGATATCGATTCTCATTATAACGGAAATACGTGCAATGTGCAGGGAATGAGCTCAAAAAAATATTCCTCCCAGAAAGAGGAATATTTTTTGAAAAGCTATTCAGTTTTAAAATGGGATACGAGTTGATCTAATTCTTCAACTGTTTGTTTCATTTGTTTTGCAGTTAGGGTCATTTCATTCATAACAAGGACTTTTTTCCCAGCAGATTGTGCTGTTGCGGCAGTTTCACTTGATACTTCATTAGAAATTGAAGTGATGTTATTGAGTGAAGCATTCATTTCTTCAGCACTTGCAGCCATTTCTTCAGCAGTTGCTGATATGTCTTGAATTTGAGTAGACACTGTATTCACTTGACCAACGATTGTTGTGAAAGAAGAGCCGGCCTCACGAATGACGTTAATACCTTCAAATGCTTCGGAACGACCTTGAGACATCATAGAGCTAGCAGTTTCTGTGTCATTTTGAATTTGATGTAGCAATTGGTTAATATCTGTTGCAGCTGTTTTTGATTGTTCAGCAAGTTTACGAACTTCATCAGCTACGACAGCAAATCCTTTTCCTTGTTCGCCGGCACGAGCAGCTTCAATAGAAGCATTTAATGCAAGTAGATTTGTTTGTTCAGCGATATTAGAAATAGATTGTACAGCTGTATCGATATATTTTGTATGAGTGATTAGACGTTCGACTACTTCTGATGTAGCATTTACAGCTTCGTGAATCGTTGTCATTTGTGTAATAGATTTCTGGATAACAGTATTTCCATCGTTAGCATGTTCAGATGTGGTAACAGCTAGCTCGGCCACAGACGAAGCTGATTCTGCAATACGCTGAACACTTAATGCCATATCATCCATTGCAGTAGAGCTTTCTTCCATACTAGAAGTTTGCGATTGAATGCTTGCATTTAAATTGGACATCGAGCTTTGAACTTTTATTGTCGCATCAAGCGATGTATTGGTCTTTTCCAGCATATCTTCAGAAGCATTTTGTACTTCCACAGAAGTTTTTTGAACACGATTAATGATATGTTGCAGGTTTTCTAACATTTTATTAAATGATGTTGCAATTGCACCAATTTCATCATTGCTATTTACTTGTAGGCGAGCTGTTAGGTCACCCTCTTGAGAAGATAGCTCTTTTAGCTTAGTATCAATTTGCTGAATTGGTTTTACAAGCTTACCAGAGAACCACCATGCAAGGATAATTGCAACGACAATACATATAACAAGTGATAAGAATACAACGTATTCAATTAGTAGTGATGATTGGTCAATTTTTTCAATGGATTGATCACGTAACTTAGCTTGTTCGTTGCTATAGTTCGTGAAATCACCAATAACTTTATAAACCGTACCATTTTCTTTAGAAGCAACTTGTAATGCTTCTTCCCATTTTTGTTCTTTTGCAAGAGAGAAAACCTTTTCTTCAACAAATTTTCTCCAAGTAGAGCCTAGTTCTATAGTATCTTTTACAGATTGGGATACGTTAGGGTTAGAAAGAAGTTGTGCTTTATTATCTTCAAGAAGCTTACTTATTTCATGAAACTTGTCTAATTCGACTTGATCGTGTTGGAGTAAATAACCTCTTAAAGCTGAAAGTTGTACTTGATACGCGTCTCCATGTTCTTTTAATTCTGTTGCAAGAGGGGAAATATCTTTTTGTAGTGCTTCAGCTTTATGAGATTGGTCAACAGCAAAGATTAAAATAAAAGCTAATGCGATGCCAAATAAAGCGCAAATCGTTCCCATCATGAACAGAAGTTTTTTTCTAATGCTCATAAAATTCATATGATAAAAAAGCCTCCCTTTTTTAAAGATCTTAGTATTAGAATTAATTCATATAAAAAATTAAAAGAAAACCTTACTCCTAAAGGAACAAAGCTTTCTTCTTTCCTTTAGGCATTATAGCAGACAGTGGAAGAGAGAGAAAGATATATATATTTTAAAGTGAAAAAGAGGGTGAAAAAAGTAATCCCTCGTTATTGTGAAGTTATTAATCTATTCAATGAAAATTATAGCAGATACCGGAAAGAGGCAGATAAGTAGAAGTAAATGTTATTAAAATGGATACATTTATATATCAAAAATTCTTAAATAAAAATAAGAAATCCTATTGTAATTCGAAATAACATCCTGTATACTTCTAATTAGTTGATAACGATTATCACTATCAACTGAAGCATTACTCTTCGTTATGTTGGTCATACCCCTTTTTGACGACGTAAGTCAGAGACGAATGTTGAAATATCTTGTGTCCTATTCTACAGAATTATGGTAATCTCCAACCTCAACTTATATGCGTAAGCATGCAAAAAAAAGGATCCTATCCGTGAAGGGATCCTTTTTTGCATGTTGTCGCAATTAATGTATATAGACCGGGTATACGTTTTTCAATTCCTTCGGGTGAAGTAGAAGGGAAGACCCATCTTTGATGAGATCCGTGTTCTTCAATCAATTTTTCAACCTTGAAATTTGTTTCTCCCATTGCTGTAATAACTTCTCCTAGTGTCCAGCGCCTAATTTTTGTTCTCGGTAAAGCGTATTTCTGTGATTCCGTAAGGAGAGTACTATAAGCTACGTCATCTTCAATAAGTTCTTCATCGAAATAATTTCCATTTGCTCGAAATGATGGATGATCTACTCCTAATAATTTTGTATAAACGGGATGATAGTCACGCAGTATAAATGTCCCATCTTGTTTTAGTAAGTGAGAGATTATATGAAAGAGTGGTTTTAAGTCTAAAAAGTAATGGAGCACGCCAAGTTCCAGTAACACGATATCAAATGATTGGGATAGATTTAAATCTAGTACATCGGAAACGATATACTGAATAGAGACGTCAGCCGCTTCGGCTAGTTCGGTTGCATATTTTTTATTACTTGCTGAAATATCTACAACTGTTACATCGGCTCCTAAAAGAGCAAGAGCAACCGCTTTATTTCCTTTTGACCCGAGTAAGTTAATAATACGTTTTCCTTTTGGAGATTGTATGTAAGGTAAATAGTGATCTACCTCGCGCGTAGGATCTTCCATGAGCTTTTTTGCATAATCCGCTGGCGCCCCGTGGCGATTTGTCCAAGCTTCATAAGCAGCTGCATTCCAACTTTTTTCATTAATCGTGCTTAGTTGCTTTTGATTCAATATTATCACTCCTTTTGTGAACATATAGTTATTCGGTGAATGAGTGGGATTTCCTGTTTTTTTGAATTAAAGTTTGATTTTTCTGTTATTAAGTCGTAAAATACGTGTTATACATAAAAGCGTTGAAAAGGAAAAGTAGAATGGAATCATTCTTTCCAGAGAGCTTCGGTAGCTGAGAAGAAGCAAGAATATTCATTTGAACAATGGCCTTTGAGCTTCGTCCTGAACTTATCAAATGATAATAGTAGGCGGCGACGAGAGTTGGTACTCGTTATCAAAACCACAGTATAAGAGCATATAGCTCCGTACTTGTTAAGGCTAATTATGTGAGTAATTGGCGAAATAAGGTGGTAACGCGACTGTTTATACAGCCCCGCCCTTATCTTTTTTAAGATAAGGGTGGGGCTTTTTATATTTAAAAGGAGGAATTTAAGATGAGTATTTTTATTGGAGGCGCTTGGCCGTATGTGAATGGTTCGTTACACCTTGGGCATATTGCGAGTTTGTTACCTGGAGATATTTTAGCACGATATTATCGGGCAAAAGGTGAGAATGTGTTGTATGTTTCGGGAAGTGATTGTAATGGAACACCGATTGCAATTAGAGCAAAACAAGAAGGGGTTACAGTAAAGCAAATAGCTGATCAATATCATGAAGAATTCGAGCGATGTTTTCATAATCTTGGTTTTACGTATGATTACTATACACGCACAGATAGTGAGCATCATCATGAAACTGTTCAAAAAGTCTTTTTGAGACTATTAGAAGAAGGTTATATTTATAAAAAAGTCGTTGAACAGGCTTATTGCGAAACGTGTACGCAATTTTTACCGGATCGATATGTAGAAGGTATTTGTCCGCATTGCCATGAAGCAGCGAGGGGCGATCAATGTGATGCTTGTTCCGCTATTTTAGATCCACTCGATTTGTTAGAAAAGAAATGTAAGTTATGCGGTAGTACGCCATCAGTACAGGAAACAGAGCATTTCTATTTTGCATTGCATAAATTTCAACAACAAATTAAAGCGGCTGTAGAAATTGCAAAGCAGAAAGGAGCATGGCGCGACAATGCAATTCAATTAACAGAGAGATATTTAAAGGAAGGATTACAAGATAGGGCAGTATCACGTGATTTACCAATCGGGGTACCAATTCCTTTGGAAGGATATGAAGATAAGAAAATTTACGTATGGATTGAAGCGGTGACAGGGTATTATTCAGCGAGTAAACACTGGGCTGAAGAAACAGAGAAAGCGGATCAAGAGTTTTGGGATAGAGATGCGAAAACATATTATGTACATGGCAAGGATAATATTCCGTTTCATTCAATCATTTGGCCAGCGGTATTACTTGGAATAGGAGAAGAAGCGATCCCGCGTCATATCGTTTCGAATGAGTATTTAACAGTAGAAAAAAGAAAGTTATCGACAAGTAAAAACTGGGCAGTATGGGTACCTAATATATTGGAACGCTATAATCCAGATTCTATTCGTTACTTTTTAACAGTAAATGCACCAGAAAATCGTGATACTGATTTTTCATGGCGTGAATTCATTTACAGTCATAATAGTGAACTATTAGGTGCATACGGGAACTTTGTGAATCGGACGTTGAAGTTCATTGAAAAGTATTATGATGGCATTGTGCCAAAAGCAAATATTAATATAGAGCTGAGAGATAAGGTAGAAGGATTATATAAAGGTGTAGGAGAGGCGATTGAACAAACTAAATTTAAGGTGGCGTTAGAAACAATATTTGATGCAGTACGCTTTGCAAATAAATATTTTGATGAAAAGCAGCCTTGGAAACAAAGAGAAGAGGACCCAGTTTCATGTGAGGAAACAATTTATAATTGTGTTTACCTGATAGCAAACTTTGCACAACTGCTTGAACCATTTTTACCGTTTTCAAGTGAAAGAGTTAGAAATACATTATCGAGTGTTAAAGTAAATTGGGAACCTCAAAATACGTTGCCAAACCGAATTGATAATGTGCAGCCATTATTTGAGCGAATCGATGTAAAACAAATTGAACATGAGGTAGAGAAGTTATATGGAGCGGTAAAGTAAAATATAAGGAAAAGACCTTTCAAATAAAGTGAAACTTTAATCAGTGGGGGTTTTGTTCATCCCCCACTGATTATTAGTTGAACCAATCGGGCTTTTACGGGCAGTTGATCCCCCACCTAAATTCTTTGCTTTCTCTGAATTTTGAGGTGGGGGTCTTAATGCCCGTTAATGCGGGATAAAGGAAAGGTCTTTTGTTATGCTGTATAATACTCTTTCTTATCTTTCAAAAAGAAAAGCAAGGATTACGAGAATAATAGCCGCAATAATGTTATTTTGAAGGTAGTATTAAAGTTTAACATATCGTAACTTTATTCACATTTATATACAAGTTGATGTTTTCACGCACTATGCACACGATTATGTTTTTTTTCTTTCCTAGCAGTAAGTGGTTGCGGTGTAAAAATACCGAGTAATATAACCACGATCCCAATCCACTGCATTAGCGATACAACTTCATGAACAAGTGTAATAGAAGCGATAATTGCTGTTGGTAATTCAGCTGCACCTAATATTGTACCAAGTCCCGTTCCGACTTTTGGTACGCCAATTGAAAAACAAATGACAGGTATAATAACCCCGAACAATCCAAGGAAGAAAGCATATTTCCATAGGCCTGCTTGTAAGGCACCATCTGTTAAAAAGGTAGGCGGGAAAAATAAGCATACAATAAGAGTAGCACTCGTTGTCATAAGAAAGCTTTTCATATAAGGCGGAACATCTGTAGCAACACGCCCGCTTACAAATACATAGAATGAGAAAGAGACGGCAGCTAATAGCCCGAAGATAATACCTTTCGTAGAAAAGTTTTGTCCAAGACCTTCAAATACTCCACCAGCAAACAATGTACCAGTAAATAAAATAATAATAGATATAACTTTCTCACGGCTTGGGAATGTTCGGTTGGCAATCGCTTCGATGACTACACCAATCCAAGTGAACTGAAAGAGTAAAACGACAGCGATAGAGGCTGGCAGTTCTTCTACAGAAATAGCATAGAAAATACCTGTCATACTCATTGTTGTGCCGACTGTTAGTAACGAAAAGAATTGGTTTTTTGATACTTTATGACGTGAAAAGAAAAGAACGAGTAAAAGTAGTCCAATCCATCCGAAGACATATTGTCCTCCTAGTAATTGGTGTGATGAAAATCCTTCGATGAATCCGAGTTTAAAAATAGTTGAAAGTACGCCGTAGCTACAAGCGCCGAATAAAACTAGTAATGAATACTTAAATTTCTCCATGTGAAAACCTCCTTATATAAAGTGAAACTTTAATCAGTGGGGTTTTGTTCATCCCCCACTGATTATCAGCCCGCACCAATCGGGCTTTTACGGGCAGCCTGACTCCCACCTAACTTCTTTGCTCCAGCCGAATTTTGAGGTGGGAGTTTTACTGCCCACAAATAGCGGGATAAATAAAAAACGCCCGTTATCCTAATAAGGACAACGGGCGAACGAAACAGAGTCAGAGACTCTACAAAATTCCGCCACTCATACGAAGTATGAGTTTGGGGTATGAAATTATAGTAGTAGTTTACATTGCTTTTGGAAAGACAATTGAGCATTTTACACCTTGAGGTGTGTTTTGTATTCCATAAGGAAACTGATGTTTATCTAGTATTTGTTTTACAATATATAATCCAAGACCGCTACCTTGTACTAAACCGTTGTTTCCAGGATTAGCGCGATAGAAAGGCTCAAATAAATGAGCGAGTTTGTCCTCATCAATTTGTGAACCTGTATTTAATACCTCTAATGCGTAACCGTTCGGTTTTTCATAAAGCTTTATATATACATGCTGATGATCGATTGTATAATGAATTGCATTTGAAATAATGTTAAAAATAGCAGTTTGAATAAATTTAGAATCAGCTAAAATTTGTACGTCTTGTTTAATATTAGATTGAACATTTAATTGCTTTACAGATATAAAATAATCTACTTTCTTCATAACGTCCTCAATGATGTTAGATAGTGAAATAACTTCTAAATTCGGTTTGAATTGAGGGTTTTGCATTTTGGATAATTCTGACATCTCTTCCGTTAATACGTTAATATCCTGCATCATCTCGTAGGAACGTTTTAAGTATTTATCTCTATCTTTGTAAGCACCGATTCCGTGAATCATACCATCTAGTTGTCCCATAACGGCTGCGATAGGTGTTTTTAATTCATGGGATACCATAGACATAAATTCTTTGCGAGATTGTTCTAATTGTTGTTCTTTCTTAAGCTCATTTCGTAAATCTTTATTTGTTTCGTGTAGATTCTTCACAATGGTTGGGACTTGTGAAGCCGCTACTTGCAAATTAAAATCTGTTTGATCTGTATTTTTGTTAGGTGATTGCTGATCTGAAAAGTCCAGATTTATAATATCTTTTAAAGTATCACTCATATATTGAAAAGGTTTGGCAATTAGTTTGGTATAAACTAAAGAACCGAGCAGAGATAATGCAAGCATTGTTGCACCAATATTTGGAGCTAATTGTTGCATTATCTCTGCTAAACTTGGATTATCGTGTGTTTCGTTTGTTTTCTTTGCTGCATTTTGTGTATGTAAGGAATCAGTGTTAGCCGCTGTTTGTTCTGCTTTAGTATGTAATTCACTTTTGTTACTTTTCTCCGAAAGATTTGCTACATTTTCTTTTGCTTTTGTAGTTTGGCTAGGTTGCAAAAGATGATTAATAGCCGTAGAGAGTGTTTTGAAATCTATAATAGATGACTGGAAATTTGAGATACTACCCTCTGAAAAAACTTTACTCTGTTCTCTTTTATTTTGTTCGTTTTTTGTAACTGAATCCGCATGTTCCGCAGTTTGAGTTTCAGGGTTTTTCGCATAACGCCCTTTATCATAGTTTAAAGCTAGAAAATAAATGATTTGATAAAGACAAATTGATAAAAGAACACAAAACAATAGGGTTTTGATGAAAATATTTTTGGTGATGTTATCCTTGCTATGCTTCGATTTTGTAGCCAATGCCTTTCACCGTTTTAATATAA
Proteins encoded:
- a CDS encoding ATP-binding protein, which gives rise to MATKSKHSKDNITKNIFIKTLLFCVLLSICLYQIIYFLALNYDKGRYAKNPETQTAEHADSVTKNEQNKREQSKVFSEGSISNFQSSIIDFKTLSTAINHLLQPSQTTKAKENVANLSEKSNKSELHTKAEQTAANTDSLHTQNAAKKTNETHDNPSLAEIMQQLAPNIGATMLALSLLGSLVYTKLIAKPFQYMSDTLKDIINLDFSDQQSPNKNTDQTDFNLQVAASQVPTIVKNLHETNKDLRNELKKEQQLEQSRKEFMSMVSHELKTPIAAVMGQLDGMIHGIGAYKDRDKYLKRSYEMMQDINVLTEEMSELSKMQNPQFKPNLEVISLSNIIEDVMKKVDYFISVKQLNVQSNIKQDVQILADSKFIQTAIFNIISNAIHYTIDHQHVYIKLYEKPNGYALEVLNTGSQIDEDKLAHLFEPFYRANPGNNGLVQGSGLGLYIVKQILDKHQFPYGIQNTPQGVKCSIVFPKAM
- a CDS encoding EamA family transporter, whose amino-acid sequence is MEKFKYSLLVLFGACSYGVLSTIFKLGFIEGFSSHQLLGGQYVFGWIGLLLLVLFFSRHKVSKNQFFSLLTVGTTMSMTGIFYAISVEELPASIAVVLLFQFTWIGVVIEAIANRTFPSREKVISIIILFTGTLFAGGVFEGLGQNFSTKGIIFGLLAAVSFSFYVFVSGRVATDVPPYMKSFLMTTSATLIVCLFFPPTFLTDGALQAGLWKYAFFLGLFGVIIPVICFSIGVPKVGTGLGTILGAAELPTAIIASITLVHEVVSLMQWIGIVVILLGIFTPQPLTARKEKKHNRVHSA
- the metG gene encoding methionine--tRNA ligase, translating into MSIFIGGAWPYVNGSLHLGHIASLLPGDILARYYRAKGENVLYVSGSDCNGTPIAIRAKQEGVTVKQIADQYHEEFERCFHNLGFTYDYYTRTDSEHHHETVQKVFLRLLEEGYIYKKVVEQAYCETCTQFLPDRYVEGICPHCHEAARGDQCDACSAILDPLDLLEKKCKLCGSTPSVQETEHFYFALHKFQQQIKAAVEIAKQKGAWRDNAIQLTERYLKEGLQDRAVSRDLPIGVPIPLEGYEDKKIYVWIEAVTGYYSASKHWAEETEKADQEFWDRDAKTYYVHGKDNIPFHSIIWPAVLLGIGEEAIPRHIVSNEYLTVEKRKLSTSKNWAVWVPNILERYNPDSIRYFLTVNAPENRDTDFSWREFIYSHNSELLGAYGNFVNRTLKFIEKYYDGIVPKANINIELRDKVEGLYKGVGEAIEQTKFKVALETIFDAVRFANKYFDEKQPWKQREEDPVSCEETIYNCVYLIANFAQLLEPFLPFSSERVRNTLSSVKVNWEPQNTLPNRIDNVQPLFERIDVKQIEHEVEKLYGAVK